One genomic window of Phoenix dactylifera cultivar Barhee BC4 chromosome 6, palm_55x_up_171113_PBpolish2nd_filt_p, whole genome shotgun sequence includes the following:
- the LOC103715747 gene encoding pre-mRNA-splicing factor 18-like: MDLLKRELQKKRQSLENDFGGRKLLKRSEIEQKMIQKLREEEQRQLQSKALRSSFPSAPNPSHQSSLPPSLCSNKPLSEERRIDDLDLPRHEVIRRLRILKQPVTLFGEDDEARLRRLKVTLNSGPLEIDDTDMTEGQTNDFLRDIYELRRRQKIGILHDRAKPKMEDGERTEGSGTADGGAADNEVSGDGGSSGVDVDKDLKRMKADFLDLCDEDKILVFFKRLLNEWNQELEEMPEAEKRTAKGKFMVATFNQCARYLNPLFKMCRKKTLSDDIRRGLLVVVECCMKRDYLAAMDQYIKLAIGNAPWPIGVTMVGIHERSAREKIYTNSVAHIMNDETTRKYLQSVKRLMTFCQRRYPADPSRSVEFDSLANRSDLQSFMAEEKAAKSSASEERLRLVSAAH; this comes from the exons ATGGATTTGCTGAAGCGCGAGCTCCAGAAGAAGAGGCAGAGCCTGGAAAACGACTTCGGCGGCCGAAAACTCCTCAAGCGATCCGAAATCGAGCAGAAGATGATCCAAAAGCTCCGCGAGGAGGAGCAGCGCCAGCTCCAATCCAAAGCTCTCcgctcctccttcccctccgCCCCAAACCCTAGCCACcaatcctccctccctccctccctctgctCCAATAAGCCCCTCTCTGAGGAGCGGAGGATCGACGACCTCGACCTGCCCCGGCACGAGGTCATCCGCCGCCTTCGCATTCTCAAGCAGCCCGTCACCCTCTTCGGCGAGGACGACGAGGCCCGCCTTCGCCGCCTCAAGGTCACCCTCAACTCCGGTCCTCTCGAGATCGACGATACTGACATGACCGAGGGTCAGACCAACGACTTCCTCCGCGACATCTACGAGCTTCGGAGGCGCCAGAAGATAGGGATCCTCCACGACCGGGCCAAGCCCAAGATGGAAGATGGCGAGAGGACGGAGGGCAGCGGTACGGCCGACGGTGGCGCTGCTGATAATGAGGTCAGTGGGGATGGGGGTTCATCTGGGGTGGATGTCGACAAGGATTTGAAGAGAATGAAGGCTGATTTCTTGGATCTCTGCGACGAGGATAAGATTCTTGTGTTCTTCAAGAGGCTGCTCAATGAGTGGAACCAGGAGCTGGAGGAGATGCCGGAGGCCGAGAAGAGGACGGCCAAGGGGAAGTTCATGGTCGCTACGTTTAACCAGTGTGCGCGATATTTGAATCCACTTTTCAAGATGTGCAGGAAAAAG ACCCTTTCAGATGACATCCGTCGAGGATTGCTGGTGGTCGTTGAGTGTTGTATGAAACGAGATTATTTAGCTGCTATGGACCAATACATTAAGCTGGCCATTGGAAATGCGCCATGGCCTATTGGTGTGACCATGGTTGGCATTCATGAACGTTCAGCCCGAGAGAAGATTTACACAAACAGTGTGGCTCACATCATGAATGATGAGACAACTCGGAAGTACCTGCAGTCAGTGAAAAGGCTTATGACATTTTGCCAGCGGCGTTATCCAGCAGATCCATCGAGATCAGTGGAATTCGATAGCTTGGCAAATAGGAGCGACCTACAATCATTCATGGCAGAGGAAAAGGCAGCTAAAAGCTCAGCTTCTGAAGAAAGACTGCGGTTAGTGTCAGCAGCACACTAG